The Arachis hypogaea cultivar Tifrunner chromosome 19, arahy.Tifrunner.gnm2.J5K5, whole genome shotgun sequence genome has a window encoding:
- the LOC114926000 gene encoding small ribosomal subunit protein bS1m-like, translating into MMSIYLSRSFPRSNSSLFLCSRKALQSEVLRLGEEFFLVDAGPGTPRICMKEEPTGVPINRATRFENKVGSLDLVASESLIKKRILERFFIDLVAGESLIKERAAARFNDKVGSTDVVAGEPLLLLPRRFRKNRAWMELNKIWRTNTKVKGFIIKRVKGGYSVAIAGFITFLPFRSHNKRKGKKRSNDRFTIASINPKRTNIVVLAADQTIDERKRDKNKKKFFSIPKRNLASPDNTLSL; encoded by the coding sequence atgatgagcatctatttgagTCGATCATTTCCAAGATCTAATTCCAGTTTATTCTTATGTAGTAGAAAGGCCTTACAATCTGAAGTTTTACGCTTAGGGGAAGAATTTTTCTTGGTGGATGCAGGACCTGGGACCCCCAGAATTTGTATGAAAGAAGAGCCTACAGGAGTGCCAATCAACCGAGCCACCAGGTTTGAGAATAAGGTGGGATCCCTGGATCTAGTGGCAAGTGAATCACTGATCAAAAAGAGGATTTTGGAGAGATTCTTCATCGATCTAGTGGCCGGCGAATCGTTGATCAAAGAGCGAGCAGCCGCCAGGTTTAATGATAAGGTGGGATCCACAGATGTAGTGGCTGGTgaaccgcttcttcttcttccacgaaGATTCAGAAAAAACCGAGCTTGGATGGAACTGAACAAGATTTGGCGAACGAATACAAAGGTAAAAGGCTTTATTATTAAGAGAGTCAAAGGAGGTTATTCAGTAGCCATCGCGGGTTTCATAACTTTTCTTCCATTCCGTTCTCACaacaaaagaaaagggaaaaagagaTCGAATGATCGATTCACCATTGCGAGCATTAACCCCAAAAGGACGAATATTGTGGTGTTAGCGGCAGATCAAACAATTGATGAGCGAAAAcgtgacaaaaataaaaagaagttttTTTCAATTCCGAAGCGAAACCTAGCGTCTCCTGATAACACTCTATCCCTTTAA